The Thiobacillus sp. genome contains the following window.
AAGCTCTTCGACTGTTGGCCGATAAGGAAAAACCAACAAGGGGAAGTCATGAGCCAACAAGAAGAATTGCGCCGCAACATCAAGGAACTGGTGGAAGACCTGCGCACCAATCTGCTTGAGATTGGCCAGGACTCCCTGCCCCAGGCCCAGGTGGTGCACAACACCCGGGACCGCCTGCGCTACATCGCCAGCCTCACCGAACAGGCCGCCAGCCAGACCCTCAATGCCGCCGAATCCATCGGTGACCGGTTGCAGGGCCAGCGCCAGCAGGCCCGGACCCTTGCCAGGCTGACCCGCTCGCCACAATTGAGGGAATTTCTGGTTGCCCTGGAAGCGGAGCACGCCGCCTCCGCCCACGAGCTCAGCGAAGTCATCCAGGCCCAGGCCTTCCAGGACCTGGTGGGGCAGGTGGTGAACAAGCTCCTGGAGACGGTGGAA
Protein-coding sequences here:
- a CDS encoding protein phosphatase CheZ; amino-acid sequence: MSQQEELRRNIKELVEDLRTNLLEIGQDSLPQAQVVHNTRDRLRYIASLTEQAASQTLNAAESIGDRLQGQRQQARTLARLTRSPQLREFLVALEAEHAASAHELSEVIQAQAFQDLVGQVVNKLLETVEKMEVGLAHLLIEEEGEQGLLAGPQVRAEERVSQDDIDSLFD